Proteins found in one Panicum hallii strain FIL2 chromosome 4, PHallii_v3.1, whole genome shotgun sequence genomic segment:
- the LOC112889494 gene encoding uncharacterized protein LOC112889494 isoform X5: protein MESASSTQGPLCVLNAGFLSDLPFSGICYHRGDIANYRHCHELDYLVEGILVECEACKEYLPFSTLASHQLDDCSFRQTLPKIAPGMPPMFNLWISQGLLDCTYCHRALLPDSYGGRAFTCAGSHIFCRDCDTRHQKACISRCGLMDDIIIQMKFKSNCCDSGRKYTPYCEFAGHLCTTRAVEQQLKSVRAWKECILDTSALVCSECRLPLRPPIFRHLLGNMPVCSACYHRGDIANYCHCHELDYLVDGILVECEACKEYLPFPTLASHQLENCSFKQTLLKIGPGSRARKNVCDEEKTESPSVGSNSIHGKNERMPPLEVGKMDKHIVHSDESGNDDDSCDDNHGTCEHVFSCEDYSIDKMDEGKEVENPETVKRVTENAFKTPCEKAEIAMPNGQKTVLNVLGNLEVSALFCIVSLFPSLQSRGQLTDMRISDFILISDEEKIERLSTCCSCIHGKNKQKAPYGVGKMDKYIVHGDEVGNDDSSDDNHAESGMRVAENAFKTSACNMKVKIATPYGQKTAPTAAQAGTSRCRHLPITAPSKPPLPRCPGTRLFQAAHNRNRGDKMAALATDSSTYKAGQQRTKREDPNIQQEKKRRSCEQS from the exons ATGGAGAGTGCATCATCGACACAAGGGCCCTTGTGTGTTCTGAATGCCGGCTTCCTCTCCGACCTCCCATTTTCAGG CATCTGCTACCATCGTGGTGATATCGCCAACTACCGTCACTGCCACGAGCTCGACTACCTGGTCGAAGGTATCTTGGTGGAATGTGAGGCTTGCAAAGAATACCTTCCATTCTCTACCTTGGCTTCGCACCAGCTGGACGATTGCTCATTCAGGCAGACATTGCCAAAGATTGCCCCAGGCATGCCTCCCATGTTTAACCTCTGGATCAGCCAGGGGCTACTGGACTGCACATACTGCCACCGAGCCCTCCTGCCTGACAGTTACGGTGGCAGAGCATTTACG TGTGCTGGCAGCCACATCTTTTGCCGTGACTGTGACACCCGCCATCAAAAGGCATGTATCTCCCGCTGTGGTTTGATGGACGACATCATCATTCAGATGAAGTTCAAAAGCAACTGCTGCGACTCTGGACGAAAATACACGCCTTACTGCGAGTTTGCTGGACACCTGTGCACTACCCGTGCTGTGGAACAGCAGCTCAAGTCTGTTCGTGCCTGGAAAGAGTGTATCCTCGACACAAGTGCCCTTGTGTGTTCTGAATGCCGGCTTCCTCTCCGACCTCCCATTTTCAGG CATCTCCTTGGTAACATGCCCGTTTGTAGCGCCTGTTACCACCGTGGTGATATCGCCAACTACTGTCACTGCCACGAGCTTGACTACCTCGTCGATGGTATCTTGGTGGAATGTGAGGCTTGCAAAGAATACCTTCCATTCCCCACCTTGGCTTCGCACCAGTTGGAGAATTGCTCATTCAAGCAGACGTTGCTAAAGATTGGCCCAGGCTCAAGGGCCCGAAAAAACGTGTGTG ATGAAGAGAAAACCGAAAGTCCTTCGGTGGGCAGCAATAGTATCCATG GGAAAAACGAGCGAATGCCTCCACTCGAGGTTGGTAAAATGGACAAGCACATTGTTCACAGTGATGAGTCTGGGAATGATGATGACTCATGTGATGATAACCAT gGCACGTGTGAGCATGTGTTCAGTTGTGAAGATTATTCTATTGACAAAATGGATGAAGGGAAGGAAGTTGAAAAT CCTGAGACTGTGAAAAGAGTGACCGAGAATGCCTTCAAGACACCTTGTGAGAAAGCAGAGATTGCAATGCCAAATGGGCAGAAAACAG TATTAAATGTGCTGGGCAATTTGGAGGTGTCTGCGCTCTTTTGCATTGTATCCTTATTCCCCAGCTTGCAAAGTAGAGGCCAACTCACAGATATGAGAATATCAGACTTTATCCTCATTTCAGATGAGGAGAAAATTGAGAGACTTTCAACGTGCTGCAGTTGTATCCATG GAAAAAACAAGCAAAAAGCTCCTTATGGGGTTGGTAAAATGGACAAGTATATTGTTCATGGTGACGAGGTTGGGAATGATGACTCATCCGATGACAACCAT GCTGAGAGTGGCATGAGAGTGGCTGAAAACGCCTTTAAGACATCTGCATGTAATATGAAAGTAAAGATTGCAACGCCATATGGGCAGAAAACAG CACCTACCGCAGCCCAGGCTGGCACGTCGAGATGTCGACACCTACCCATCACGGCTCCGTCGAAGCCACCTCTACCTCGTTGCCCAGGCACCCGTCTATTCCAAGCAGCCCACAACAGGAATAGGG GTGATAAAATGGCCGCCCTTGCGACTGATAGCTCAACCTACAAAGCAGGCCAGCAACGGACCAAACGTGAAGATCCTAATATCCAACAGGAGAAAAAACGGCGCTCTTGTGAACAATCGTAA